DNA sequence from the Halorussus sp. MSC15.2 genome:
AGTTTGAGGGCGTACTGGCCGACGACGAGTCCGAGGAGCGCGTTCAGCGCCATCGCGTCGCCGCCCCTGAGCGCGGGCATCGCGGCGAACCCGACGAAGACGAAGATGAGGGTGTCGAGCAGTTGGCTGGTCGCCGTCGAACTCACATTGCGCACCCAGAGGTAGTCGCCGTCGGTCAGTTCGCGGATTTTGTGGAAGACGCGAACGTCCCAGTGCTGGCTCACGACGTAGGCTAGCAGGCTGGCCACGACGATGTCGAGGCTCGCACCGAGGACGCGCTCGAACGTCGCGGGGTCCACGGAACTGAACGGTGCGGCGGGCGCGGCGATGGTCGAGTACACCAGCGCCAGCAGGACGAAGTTCATCGCGAAGCCGACGTTCACCATCTTGTGGGCCTCCTCGGGTCCGTAGAGTTCCGAGTAGCAGTCCGACGCGAAGAACGTCAGCGCGTACGCCAACGCCGCGCCGGGCATCACGAGCATGTCCTCCGTGAACGGTAGCTCGAACGGGATGGAGAACCCGAGCAGTTTCGACGCCGTGAGTTGGGCGGTCACCA
Encoded proteins:
- a CDS encoding queuosine precursor transporter; this translates as MTDDYRDTASIPTGRIALVALFVTALVTAQLTASKLLGFSIPFELPFTEDMLVMPGAALAYALTFFASDCYSELYGPEEAHKMVNVGFAMNFVLLALVYSTIAAPAAPFSSVDPATFERVLGASLDIVVASLLAYVVSQHWDVRVFHKIRELTDGDYLWVRNVSSTATSQLLDTLIFVFVGFAAMPALRGGDAMALNALLGLVVGQYALKLLIAFADTPFVYAAVGYLRSRGSAAPAPRTAD